Part of the Legionella cardiaca genome, TCTGCCAGGAAAAATTTGAGAGTGTAAATGCTGCAATACTTGAGAAGATCTTTCCCAACGCTAATCAAGCTCAACACATACAAAATAAATTTAAATCTGCATTAAATGAGACCTGCGAACGCAATCAAGAGGAACCCGATAAGCAGATTATCCATAGCAATTAGTATTTTAATTATTGAAAAATGTTGTATTAACCCCGCCACAAACAATAACAATAATTGATCGGTAATCACGAAGAATTGCATGATTATTATAAACCAAAGAAAGAGAGGCACCCGCTGATAGTTCAACTAGAATACGCTTATCTTTGGCAAAGGCTCTGCATCCTGATTCAGCTTCTCCGTCAGTAACTACAATATTCTTTATGTCATGATTAGATGACCATTGAAATAATTCTGCAGCGATTTGCTTTGCTCCGAGACTTGTTGCTTTCGAGGTAATTTTTTTTAAAGTCACTTGTTTACCAGCTTTTACTGACTGATAAAATGCATCAGCCCCTTGGGTTTCGACAGCGATTAAAGGAATATTAGACCAATTGTTTTGGTGCATTCCTTCAAGAATCCCACAAGCAAGGCCACCTCCACCTACTGCGACTACAATTGCATCGGGCTGTACACCCGTAGCAATTATTTCATCAACTATCGTTGCATGCCCCGACCAAATAAGAGGATGATCAAATGGCGGTATATAAGCGGCGTTTTGTTCGCTTGCAAAGTTAAGTGCAGCCTGATGTGCTTCATCCCAAACCTTGCCGGCAACAACAACTTTTGCGCCATAAGATTTAATTTCATTAATATAAATCTTATGACTTGTCTCGGGGATAAAAACCGTCGTAGGAGTGTGCAGCTTCATTCCTGCATAAGCTACGGCTATACCTGCATTTCCTCCTGAAGATGCAACAAATTGATTGAAATTTTGCTTTTTGTACTCCTGACATAATTTGCCAATTCCGCGAATTTTAAATGAGCCTGTTGGCTGTAGCGCTTCAAGCTTAAAAAAAATATCTTTACTCAAAGTATTCTTAAGGTATTGAGAATAGATTAACGGCGTTTCCTGGTACATATTGATAAACCATCATGGCATAGGTAGCAAACAGCTATTATAACATACTATTATATGACAAGCTATTAAATTGCAAGAAATGAATTAGAACAATAATTTTATACTACTGCCTTATTAAATTTATCTTGTCAAAGTGTTATAGCATGCCTAAAACCTTTCCGGTAAGATGGAGTGCTTTTTAAAATATTGTTTCAGGAGAATATTAATGAAACGGATGTTGATTTTGCCCCTTTATTTTTTCATCTCAACTGCCTCTGCTGCAGTATTTTCACCAACTGAAGTTCTAACTTTAAAACAGCATTTTTTGGCTAACATTACTGATACAGGCGCTGTTATCGCTTCGCCCTCCAGATATTATCCAGATTATTATTATGATTGGGTCCGTGATGCTGCCATTACTATGGGTTTGATTGAAACATGGTATGAAAATGGTGAGCAGCCCGAGTATAAAACGAAACTATATAATTACGTGCACTGGGTAGAACAAGCTCAACATCAAATTGACACGCTTCCTGGTCAGGATATTCTGGGAGAACCTAAGTTTTATCTGGATGGTTATGCTTTTGATGGTGTTTGGGGGCGTCCTCAAAATGATGGTCCTGCTCTACGAGCACTTACATTAATACGTTTTGCCAATAAACTTTTACAGAATAAAGAAAACAATTATGTGCATTCGCATCTTTATGGAGGCGGGTTGGATCCAAAATCCATGGGTGCCATTAAAATGGATTTGGAATATACCGCCCATCATTGGCAAGATAAAAACTATGATCTTTGGGAAGAGGTCTACGGCGATCATTTCTTCACAGCTATGGTGCAAAGAAAAGCACTCATTGAAGGAGCTAAATTGGCGCGAGAATTAAATGATTTACCGGCAGCAACTTTTT contains:
- a CDS encoding pyridoxal-phosphate dependent enzyme — translated: MYQETPLIYSQYLKNTLSKDIFFKLEALQPTGSFKIRGIGKLCQEYKKQNFNQFVASSGGNAGIAVAYAGMKLHTPTTVFIPETSHKIYINEIKSYGAKVVVAGKVWDEAHQAALNFASEQNAAYIPPFDHPLIWSGHATIVDEIIATGVQPDAIVVAVGGGGLACGILEGMHQNNWSNIPLIAVETQGADAFYQSVKAGKQVTLKKITSKATSLGAKQIAAELFQWSSNHDIKNIVVTDGEAESGCRAFAKDKRILVELSAGASLSLVYNNHAILRDYRSIIVIVCGGVNTTFFNN
- a CDS encoding glycoside hydrolase family 15 protein — protein: MKRMLILPLYFFISTASAAVFSPTEVLTLKQHFLANITDTGAVIASPSRYYPDYYYDWVRDAAITMGLIETWYENGEQPEYKTKLYNYVHWVEQAQHQIDTLPGQDILGEPKFYLDGYAFDGVWGRPQNDGPALRALTLIRFANKLLQNKENNYVHSHLYGGGLDPKSMGAIKMDLEYTAHHWQDKNYDLWEEVYGDHFFTAMVQRKALIEGAKLARELNDLPAATFYEAQASLIEQRLKQHIDNDNAIIQASLAPHPGPQKTKELDSAVILGVLLGYTDNTPFAPDNYYVKKTVTALKEQYRSLYPINDNHHDALLFGRYPGDTYDGYRNDGLGNPWFILTATMAEYYYSLAAMLPVEKQHQAEIRTYIKQGDNFLKLIKHYAPNDLNMSEQINLNTGIQQGAVSLTWSYVAVLRAIDLREKLIARQATLKA